One genomic segment of Pseudomonas sp. RU47 includes these proteins:
- a CDS encoding DUF3077 domain-containing protein has translation MNNPSDLKTIGFTPFLYNADQAFFNVRSGIPIIDALSQSSDLLSLAKSFAEDAAFIRDTDRHAWAAHYLTVMGKALIDDVIQALMPRPARTKTESESEMPESL, from the coding sequence ATGAACAATCCATCTGATCTTAAAACCATCGGCTTCACCCCTTTCCTCTACAACGCGGATCAAGCGTTCTTCAACGTCCGCTCCGGCATCCCGATCATCGATGCCTTGTCGCAATCCTCCGACCTGCTATCCCTCGCCAAATCCTTCGCAGAAGACGCTGCCTTCATCAGAGACACCGACCGCCATGCCTGGGCTGCGCATTACCTGACGGTGATGGGCAAAGCCTTGATTGATGATGTGATTCAGGCGTTGATGCCACGACCTGCGCGGACGAAGACCGAGTCTGAATCAGAGATGCCTGAAAGCTTGTAG